In Hahella sp. HNIBRBA332, the genomic window TCTTCCTTAAAGCAGGCCGAAAAACTGGCCAGCTCTTTTAGTTTAGCAAAGGCCAGCCCGGAACCAATCGCGTCCTGGGCCATTTCCACGCCTTCTTGGAAGGAGCGGGCCAGGTCTGCGGCGTAAATCGCCGCCCCGGCGTTCAGGGCGACAATATCCCGGGCTTTTTGTGACGTTTGATCCGTCGCTTTGGTCAGCGCTGCTTCAATCAGTTTCAGGCTTTCCTCGGCGCTGGTCACGGTCAGGCCGTCCAGAGAGCGGCGCATGATTCCTGCGTCTTCTGGAGTAAGCGTGTATTCGGTGATTTTACCGTCTTTCAGTTCCGCCACGTGGGTTTCGCAGGCGAGACTGATTTCGTCCAGGCCGTCCGCGGCGGAGACAACCAGAACGTGCGTGCTGCCCAGCCGTTGCAGGACTTCCGCCAGCGGCAGGCACAGCAATGGGTTGAATACGCCGATGACCTGTTTGGTCACGCCGGCGGGGTTGGTCAGGGGGCCGAGCATGTTGAAGATGGTGCGGATGCCCATTTCCCGTCGAGGCCCGATCGCGTGCTTCATGGCGCTGTGGTGGGCCGGGGCGAACAGAAAACCAACGCCGATTTCCTTGATGGCGCGGGCGACCTGCTCGGTGTTCATATCCAGGTTGATCCCGGCGGCTTCCAGTACGTCGGCGCTGCCGGAGCGGCTGCTGACGCTGCGGTTGCCGTGCTTGGCGACTTTACCGCCGGCGGCGGCCACCACGAAGGCGGCGGCGGTGCTGACGTTGAACAGGTTGGAGCCATCGCCCCCGGTGCCGCAGGTGTCCACCAGGTGTGGATCATTGATGTCGACTTTGCTGGCCAGCTGGCGCATGACCTGGGCGGCGCCGGTGATTTCGCCGACGCTTTCACTTTTGAATCTCAGCGCCACCAAGAACCCGCCAATCTGTGCGGGAGTGGCCTGTCCGGTCATGATCTGCTGCATGACCTCAATCATTTCTTCGGTGGTGAGGTCTTTTCTATCGACAACTTTGGCGATAGCGGCTTTGATATCCATGGCGCAATTCCTCGTAGTTTTTAGACTATGTTGTTTTCTTATCCGGCGCGCAATTAAACCTAAGCTTACGCCGTTGGCTGATCTCTGGCTTAGCGGTTGACCGATTGCTGCAAGAAGTTGCGCAGTAAGTCGTGGCCCTGCTCCGTGAGAATGGACTCCGGGTGGAATTGCACGCCTTCTATCGCCAGTTCCTTGTGACGCACGCCCATGATTTCTTCCAGACCGCCGTCTTCATTCTGGGTCCAGGCGGTGACTTCCAGGCAATCCGGGAGGCTGTCCGAGCGGATCACCAGTGAGTGATAGCGGGTCGCTTCAAACGGATTGTTGAGGCCTTTGAATACGCCAACGTCATTGTGATACACCTTGGAGGTCTTGCCATGCATGACTTTGCCGGCGCGAATCACTTCACCGCCGAACGCCTGGCCGATGCTTTGATGGCCCAGACATACGCCCAGGATAGGAAGTTTGCCGGCGAAATGCTTGATCGCCGCGACGGAAATCCCCGCCTCATTGGGGGTGCAGGGGCCGGGGGAAATCACCAAATGCTGCGGTTGCAGCGCCTCAATTTCTTCTATCGTGATCTCATCGTTGCGGTAGACGCGCACGTCAGCGCCCAGCTCGCCCAGGTACTGTACGACGTTGTAAGTAAAAGAGTCGTAATTATCAATCATCACCAACATGTTCAAACCCTCAAAATTCTGTCTGTATATTCGCCGTCATGTGATAGAAGGCTCATAGCCCTTTTTGCGCCATGGCCACGGCCCGGAATACGGCGCGGCCTTTGTTGAGGGTTTCCTTCCATTCCAGGCGCGGCACGGAATCGGCGACCACGCCAGCTCCGGCCTGAATATAAAGCGTCTTGTCCTTGATAACCGCTGTGCGAATAGCGATGGCGGTGTCCATGTTGCCGTTCCAGGACAGATATCCGATAGCGCCGCCGTAAACGCCGCGTTTGACGGGCTCCAGTTCGTCGATGATCTCCATGGCGCGGATTTTCGGGGCGCCGCTCAGCGTACCGGCGGGCAGGGTGGCGCGCAGTACGTCAATGGCGCTCAGGCCCTGGCGTAGTTTGCCGGTGACGTTGGAGACGATATGCATCACATGGGAGTAGCGCTCGATCACCATCTTGTCGGTCAGTTCGACGCTGCCGATATCGCTGACGCGGCCGACATCGTTACGGCCCAGGTCGATCAGCATCAGGTGCTCAGCGAGCTCTTTTGGGTCCGCCAGCAGTTCTTCTTCCAGCGCTTTGTCTTCCGCCTCTGTCGCTCCCCGTT contains:
- the trpD gene encoding anthranilate phosphoribosyltransferase, with product MDIKAAIAKVVDRKDLTTEEMIEVMQQIMTGQATPAQIGGFLVALRFKSESVGEITGAAQVMRQLASKVDINDPHLVDTCGTGGDGSNLFNVSTAAAFVVAAAGGKVAKHGNRSVSSRSGSADVLEAAGINLDMNTEQVARAIKEIGVGFLFAPAHHSAMKHAIGPRREMGIRTIFNMLGPLTNPAGVTKQVIGVFNPLLCLPLAEVLQRLGSTHVLVVSAADGLDEISLACETHVAELKDGKITEYTLTPEDAGIMRRSLDGLTVTSAEESLKLIEAALTKATDQTSQKARDIVALNAGAAIYAADLARSFQEGVEMAQDAIGSGLAFAKLKELASFSACFKEEE
- a CDS encoding aminodeoxychorismate/anthranilate synthase component II; the protein is MLVMIDNYDSFTYNVVQYLGELGADVRVYRNDEITIEEIEALQPQHLVISPGPCTPNEAGISVAAIKHFAGKLPILGVCLGHQSIGQAFGGEVIRAGKVMHGKTSKVYHNDVGVFKGLNNPFEATRYHSLVIRSDSLPDCLEVTAWTQNEDGGLEEIMGVRHKELAIEGVQFHPESILTEQGHDLLRNFLQQSVNR